The DNA window CTTTGTCAATGAAATGGTGTAACTTTGATGTTAACGGTTGATAATGACTCCCATTTAAATATaccttttatttacattatctaaatataacaatttatttataaaagaaatataaaaagtgGGGACATGATGATGCATATCCATCCAATGAAGATTACTTAAAATCAAagtaatcaaatataattaaacaactccattactttaaataaataaaatataacaaaagtAAACACAAACCCACCATTAAAAGCAAagatctagaaaaaaaaaaatgtccaaAAACATATGACCCCACAAAATCACTATCAAAATATTATCCCCACTTTCttcattaaattattaccaccaatatttattattactacAACTACCCCCCACCTTCATCAATCAAGATCCACTTAATTCTCTATCAAAccaaattcaataaatataagAACTCCACAGAATTATAATGCAAATAAATTCagttcatataaataaaaataataatgttttacaATTTCCAATATCGAACATTTAAACGAtaactgatatatatataataaggtCACGGTTTCACTTGCAATGAAACATATTTAAACACAAAATAACAATAGAAACATTACTAGTAAGTAGTAAAACAgagattttttttccattttaaaaacttttgttGTAACAAAAGAATCAACAAAAAAGAATAATCACCTCCCTGAGTTTTCCCAAGCCTCCTTTCCTGATTTTTCGTCCATTCGAACCAAAAAACGAACCGAAATAACCGGAATTCGGCAAATGAATAAAGTAAATCCAACATTACTAAGCCACGAGCGATTCGAGTTGCATCTTCTCGAGCCAAGCACCTAAAACCGACTGGTCAGTCGACTCTTCAGCCGACGATTCCTTCACTAGTGTCTGTACCCACGACAAATCCGGTTCTTCATCTACTTCgttgttgttgttattattattatgttcaAACGAAGAACGTCCAAATTCCTTCCCAGGAACAGACCAGTCAACTTTCCCATCAGGCGACCCCCATCTCGACCAAATCGAATTAACCGGAGAACCGATAGTTGGTGAATTGTTATTAGTGTTGTTATTACTACACATCAAATCCCTTGAACTAAGAGAACGCATTTGTTGATACTGTTTCTCCCGGGCGAATGCAGAAATCCTAGCACTCGAAGGAGAAATCGGCTCAATTGTTCTCGAATTGGGAGACGAGAGACTGAAAACGTTGGTATTTATAGGTGAAAGCATCTTCCTTGGAGAAAACCTGGGCGACGAGGCAAATTCGGCTGAAAACTGCTCCTCGAGATTAGAAACTCGAGAGAAACAAGCCAGGTCGTTCAAGAGTTCGTTTGGGATGTCTCGTGCGTTAATTGAAGATCTCAATCGACTAGATTGGAAATTGCTACCAGGTAAAGAAAGGGTCGGAATGTTCGGTTGTGGCCACGACATATTTGTTGGGGATAAAGGTTGGTTGTTAAAAGCCGAAGGGCTATTTGATCTAGGGGATTGAACAGCAACATACAAAGGTCGAAGCTCGTCTGTTTTGTGAGCAAAGAAGCAAACTCGTCTAGCACACCCGGTTCCATCTTTGCACAAACGAGTTCGGTACTGAGCAGGGTGGAGCCAGCATTCGAAAACTCCGTGTGCGTATTCACACAGGTCGGCCCTTCGACATGATCCCTTGCGAAAATCAGGGCAAGGGACGCAGCTATAATGGAACTTTCGCGGGTCTCTTCTTCTAGCATTCTCGCCTGGATGAACGAAAGGGCATTCAGTCCAGTCATGAGAATATGCCCTGGAGCATGGTCGAATCTTGAATGAATACATTCGAAATTCATCTGTTGAGTAGATGCTGTTCTTGATGTCAGGTAGAGATGGATCAATTGGGTACTCTCTTTTCTCTGATGCAGGGCTAACCGCAAGAGATGTTTCCAACGAAGGCGATCttggagaagatgaagaagaagacaaggaTAGTGAGCTATCAGAAAGATTGCCGGAAAGCAATTCAACCATAGCAGTTCTCAATCC is part of the Impatiens glandulifera chromosome 1, dImpGla2.1, whole genome shotgun sequence genome and encodes:
- the LOC124919530 gene encoding zinc finger CCCH domain-containing protein 30-like; the protein is MCSGPERSKYSSSESTITKEKEDQIIKKDMMTEPAIDKNSSFSILLELAADDDFEGFKNLLEQDVSILHKVDPWYTRKNGSKQMVIEQRTPLMVAATYGSLNILRLILSKSDVDVNSTYGLDSTTPLHCAASGGSANAIDVVKLLISAGADPNITDASGLRPVDVIIVSPKLSGLRTAMVELLSGNLSDSSLSLSSSSSSPRSPSLETSLAVSPASEKREYPIDPSLPDIKNSIYSTDEFRMYSFKIRPCSRAYSHDWTECPFVHPGENARRRDPRKFHYSCVPCPDFRKGSCRRADLCEYAHGVFECWLHPAQYRTRLCKDGTGCARRVCFFAHKTDELRPLYVAVQSPRSNSPSAFNNQPLSPTNMSWPQPNIPTLSLPGSNFQSSRLRSSINARDIPNELLNDLACFSRVSNLEEQFSAEFASSPRFSPRKMLSPINTNVFSLSSPNSRTIEPISPSSARISAFAREKQYQQMRSLSSRDLMCSNNNTNNNSPTIGSPVNSIWSRWGSPDGKVDWSVPGKEFGRSSFEHNNNNNNNEVDEEPDLSWVQTLVKESSAEESTDQSVLGAWLEKMQLESLVA